The DNA window cgcgcgaaggagataaaaagtttatcgactgtctgactcgtttcgagtgactttcgctgggtctgcgctgcccaactatgtcattatcgataagattcgtctctttgttcgcctttttatccttcgtgtaatgaattgccttaattgtaaacagcttggccacacagccacttactgttcaaataaggcacggtgtggcaaatgtgggggttctcatcaagaggatacatgcaatgaaaattcagaaaaatgtttaatgtgcggagaaaactcgcatgagctccTTGAATGCCCCATTGATAAATTACGCGAGGAtgaaattaaacgatccttgaaggagaggtctaagcgctcctatgtagaaatgttgaaaaatgctacccctaaacccatcttcttagaaaacacttacacatctctattttcggaacagtttgactctgacggagcgtgcgaaggtacatcatttgttttacccggaaattccagaaaaagaaaacagtcttcttttcccaagcagccaagaaagggccttaaaatttctccaccaatagataaactgcgcccaaaaccgaaaaattccgattcaaattcaaaaccaattccgcccggttttgggaatgtacaatccaaacagaacaccattactggaaataataaaatttcgacttcctctgagcctcagccgggggtaggattattgaaattttttgaaattgttgattggatttttaaagcattcaatatttctgaaccactaaagattatactttcagctttccttcCAACAATtacaacatttttagagcagctgattgctcaatggcccatccttgcagcaattatatctttcgatggataattcaactcctaaggtgaaagactccatcactgttttacagtggaattgcagaagtatcataccaaaaattgaatccttaaaaattttactgcatgatttaaaatgcgatgcttttgctctatgtgaaacatggcttacctcaaacattaatttcaacttaaatgatttcaacattattcgcctagaccgagacaccccgtatggaggagtgcttctaggaattaaaaagtgctattctttctatagaattaacatccccttgtttgcgggcattgaggctgtagcaatccaaacgaatattaaaggcaaagacatgtctatcgcttctatatatatacctcccaaagttcaaattggacaacgtcaaatttttgaggtagtggaatccatggcttctccgcgtctgatactgggagacttcaactcgtacggagtattgtggggttccctctacaatgataatcgatcctctttgatatacaatgtttgtgacgaatttaatatgatagttttaaatactggcaaaacaacacgcatccccagacctcctgcacatccaagtgcattagatctatctctatgctcgacatcacttcggttagattgcacgtggaaggttgtacctgatcctcacggtagcgatcatttgccaatcgttgtttcaattaacagtgaattagtccttacgaattcaatcaatgttccttatgatttaacacgaaatattgattggaaaacatacgaaacattaatttccacatctcttgcttcgacagaagagctaccccctaccgaagaatatgaattcctagcgggtttaattattgaagcagcagaacaagcccaaacgaaatgcaatcctggaatgacaataaatagccggccccctaatccttggtgggacaaagagtgctctgatgcatatgaagctaaacaagttgcctacaaagaaattatgaaacagaaagggggtatacgtgagaactttgaaaattatttcattttgcaaaacaaatttgacagtatacgtcgtgccaaaaagtctaattattggagacgcttcgttgatggcttatcaagagaaacatcaatgagtactctttggaacacagccagaagaatgaggaatcgaaacgtgactaatgaaagcgaagatttttggaatcgttggatatttaattttgccaagaaaatttgtccagattctgttCCAGTGCAGAAAATCATAAGCGATACTCCCACAAGTAACTATTTCATAGATTctcctttgacaatgatggaagtttcaattgcactcttctcatgcaacaataatgctccgggactagacagaattaaattcaacttggtgaagaatctgcctgacctagcgaaaagacgcttgttgaatttattcaacaagtttcttgagcagaacattgtcccgcgtgactggagacaagtgagagttatcgccattccaaaaccgggaaaaccagcctccgatcataactcgtatcgaccgattacaATGCTAACCTGCACCAggaaattgttgaaaaaattatcctatgacgcacagtgatcaccttccatacaaaagtcggacaaaacctcaaaagtggcccgaatttgatgaaaacttcacattagggtaattttgtgacgctgaattcatatttgatgtttattttttgttttttatttcctcaaaattttggcatttagggtggttcgaaaattcaacatttacaaatataaagtgcactatttccaaaaattcactttcaaaaaattacgtgcggtgaattttttagcagaacacacattttttcaattgttgataatgataagacacatctataaattatattgcgaaccctgggtagtcaaaggctaccatgcgtctccttcagacgtatcatgaaaaatcacctttttcatacctcggggcagaaaggggcaaaacaagatattcattttcggaaagtacacaaattttcgagtatcgtgaacaacaagcgatctttccgaaccgtttcaaaaaaaatttaaagggttgtgtacaggacacgaccacggtgacattaaaaatgtagcttttttcaagagcgtgcaaatgtattttatctatcacacatatcgactcaagttcttgctcactcgcctgttttttatgttacaatttgctatataccctccccattaaaacataatttattgaaggtcttttaacggtaatctattaattaatcaagtatctcactaggtgattggcattatttggctaatccatctagtaaaaataggctggtctgtccagaaaatatatttaaaagaaaagttccatatttatggataaactgggaaaacaattttaagtccagtaacgattaagacatgacttgaatttgaatcgaaaaagaacacccgcctaaactgctgctaggacggtaagttctgttttaaaattttccgttgtgtacagtacgaaacaaaagtgtttgaaattagaaaacattgctgggaatgtgattgtttccgatgcaattacactcaggttttttttacgcaggggatacaggccgtgcaaatgaaaaccgcctaaatttaaaaaaaaacgcgtaaatgaaaaccgcggaaatttcaaaattcgcgtaaaaaataccgcgtaataaaacctgagtgtactcccctATACAAAACACTACGCTgatgaacagtgcaataactacagaagcccgttgtcagatgccttactgataaaaaacatataaccaaaatatgaaacatatgaaaaccaataggctctttaccctaggcagctacaatgcgccgtaaacatggattaacaagttacaacgcacacgcatgcataaaaataaatatattttattcaaacgcaacactcttaagcagcacacaccgtattgaattaaatccaaaccaccccacccacccactttgcaaatcattctgtgacaccgtgctggtacccgaaaaatccgcacacggccaccgctgccgaaaatgcatagcgtctaccgcttattgtagtgcccacacgctgcagccatgatcttacccgttcgacataagaacaaaaactgattcaaacgggtacgcgtcacctctatttataaactaaccgtatatggtttagtcacataggtgcgagtgtgtgcaaatgccaacgttgccgaaaatcgatagcgctttgTTCGCGCGCACTGTTGGTTCTTCGGATActtggattgaaaaataaaactgtAAATTCACTGCGCGAACTTAAAAAAAGCGTGTGTATTCATGGACTGTATATTTGATACTAAACTATATTTCTCTGACCTACATTTGATCAGCTGACCAGCGACCGGCGAACGATCGTGCCAAAAAGGCCTATTGCTTCGTGTCTACCTGCATCAGATGGATGAGATAGACCGAAGAACGCTACGCGCTAGAACGGGAATAAACCATTCTCCGCTTTGTCGGAGTTGTAGGGTGGTTGTCAAAATTAAGTTTCCCTAATTTTTCTTCTTGCTTCAACATACGCCGGCCGCCTTGAAATCTCTGCGAATTTCAATATATATCTCTCCTACTCTAACTACTGTTCAAATCTACATTTCAAATCATAGTATATAATTATATAATTCATCacaaaaactaagcaatatTTTCGGCTTGTGTTTTGCCAATACTCGGTGCCGCCAGTGCGACAGTTGATCGGTTGACCTTGACCCAATTCTACTTTGCGGTGATAATTCTTCTGCTGTTGGGtcgatcgaaagtgcattcgAGATGCAACGTATTTGTTGTTTTGCTGATATTGTGTCGGTGCTGTTGCTGTGTGAAGATAGTTTACCGAAACCATCTCGCTGTTGCTGTTATTCGTGGGAAGTCGGTCCCCTATGCTGCTACGGTGGAATGCATTTCTGCACTGCTGGTAAGTGGTGATTTTGCTGGTTTTTCTGCTGTTTGTTTATTAGCTGGATTGCTGACTGAACTGGAAATTTTGCAGGATATTCTTCCTTCTCGCTGTGGACTCGATCACGATTGGTTGCCGGTTGATTCGTGACTTCTTGGTTGGTTCCAACGGACATTCCGCCGGACTGGGTGCGTCTCTCAGGACTTCGGTGTAAGTACCAACGAATATTCATTGGTTTGCTGCAACTATGATCGGATAGTTTTAGTGATGGTGACGTCATCGATGATGGTGTGCTGATGGATGTTGCTCGGGTGCGGTGATATTCGACGATACGCTGGTGATTTTCGGTATGCTACGAATGTGCTGTGACTGCGATGGATCTCTACGCTGCTTTAATCGTCAAGTCGAGCTGGTCATGCTCGCCAACGACTCCGGCGTGGACATCAAGAGGATGAATTGACCACTTCTTCCTCCGCTGCAGGCTAGACGTAGTTGTACCTCGAATAAACCAAGCGTGATGTGTGGTTTTAGAACGGATTCTTCACAGAGGACAGTACAAACTCGAACATAATGCAAGCATGCAACATCAAAAAACATGGACCATCACCGAAACAAAACAGATTACCTCCGAATGTGGGGAATCAAAGAAGGATACTCATTTAGCTTGAGTGCGGGTCGTCTAGCATTCCGGGAGATGACCGAAACCTGACGTTGCGACTGAGAAAGAAAATTCTGATaagctttttgaaaataaaaaacatACATAACTTAACTGGTGGTTGCGGAGATCCTCTGGATCTCCGCAACTGGAGACATCTAGGTCTCTTCGGGTGTTGAGTTGGAGTTGTCACGGATGGGTAGCACGCAGATTTTGGAAATCCCTCTTCGGTAGCTACCATCCTTCGTTTGTACTGTTGCGACACGAATGTTTCCATCCGGTCCAGGATGAATTTCCGTTATGCGCCCCAACTGCCATTTCAGTGGGGGCTGATTTTCGTCTTTCAGGACAACCATGGTCCCAATAGCTAAATTTTCCTTCCGTCGCATCCATCTGGTTCTGTTTTGCAGATCAGACAGATATTGTTCCGACCATCTTTTCCACAATTGTTGAAGAAACTGCTGATTTCGTTGCCATGCTGCTAGTCGACCTTCAGGAATACTGTCCAGGTTTGGTTCTGGTATTGCCGTTAGTGGCCGATGAATCagaaagtgtcctggagttaACGCTTCGAAATCTGCTGGATCGTTGCTAACAGGTGTAAGCGGACGAGAGTTTAAAATCGCTTCGATTTGTACTAGTACTGTAAGCATTTCGTCGTGAATCAAACTTCGTGTTCCGATAGTCCGTTTGAATAGGGTTTTGAACGACTTCACTGCTGACTCCCATAGTCCGCCAAAGTTCGGCGAACGTGCTGGTATGAATTTGAAGTCTATTTTGTCCTCTGAAGCTTCCCTTATCGCCTGTTCTTGAAACTGCTGATTGTTGAACAATTTACGAAGCTCGTCAAGCTCCCGTTTTGCGCCGACGAAATTTCGAGCATTGTCGCACATGATGAGTTCCGGCTTGCCTCGCCGGGATGAAAAACGTTTCAGTGTGGCCAAGAAGGCCTGGGTTGTCAAATCTGCTGCTAATTCCAGGTGCACTGCTTTGGTGACCAGGCAAATGTAGATGGCTACAAAGCACTTCACTGGGCGATTTTTGCGATACGGGTAGCCTACTAAAAACGGTCCACAGTAGTCAACTCCAACACGACGAAACGGTAAGCATGGTGTGACTCTTTCTGGCGGTAGATCCGCCATCAGTTGATCCTGGACTCTCGGTTTCACTCGAAAGCATGCGACGCACTTATGGATTACGCTTCTTGCTAAATCACGGGCGAATGTCGGCCAGAATCGTTCTCGAACTGCCGATATCAGTAACTGTTGACCCGCGTGGAACAGCTTCTGATGATAGTACTCCATTACGATCCTTGCTAGAGGGTGACGACGATCCAAAATGAACGGATGCTTTCGACTGTTAGACAGATGTGCGTGCCGTAGCCGGCCGCCAACGCAGAGTATGCCTTCAATTAGCTGAGGATCGAGCGAAAGGATCGATGAATTACGTAGTGGACGATTGTTGGTCAAATCCGCCAGCTCTTGTGGGAAACATTCTCGCTGAGACAGAGAGACAAGTGTCCGTACAGCGCCGTCGAGTTCCTTGACGGTTAAACTTCCAAGGTTTCGGCGATTCCGATTTGCACAGCTTGAGCGTTGAAACGGAACCGACAAATGTATGCTGTGAGTCGCACCAATCCAGTGTAAGTTGATCGCAGGTTAAACAGCTCACTGGGAGAAACGGATTTCAGAACTGCGACAACGGCTCCTTTTTCCTCTAGTACTGATCTGTCAATGCTGTCTTCGCAAGCTTGCAGTGTTCCCGGCCAGTTATCTTGCTCCGGAAGCAGCCAGTGAGGTCCACCAAACCATAGCGATTGGTACTGCAGCTGCGCAGGTGTCATGCCTCTAGAAACTATATCGGCTGGGTTTTCAACTCCTGATACGTGATTCCAGATGCTGCCTTTCGTTATATGCTGGATTTCTGAAACTCGGTTCGCAACGAATTCTTTCCATCGCGACGGTGATGATGCTAACCAGCACTTAACAATCATCGAATCTGTCCAAAAGAAAGCTGGGGCTGTGATGTGTGTGCTACTGACCACTCTTTCGTAGAGGTGGGAAAGGAGTAAAGCTGAAGAAAGCTCCAAGCGCGGAATCGTTTGGCGTTGCTTCTTCCTTTTCAGGTTCTCAAGAGGGGCGACACGGGACTTCGATGCCAGTAGGTGTACAGCAACTGACCCGCTATTGGAGATACTTCTCAAGTAGACGCAGGCCCCATATGCCTTCTCAGAGGCATCACAGAACCCATGGAGCTGTATGTTTATGGTATCGGATCTGATTTCAACCCAGCGAGGTACAGACAATCCCTCAAGGCCAGTCAGGTTTCGATGATATTCATGCCAGCGATCCTGCATGCCTTCGGAAAGTGGTTCATCCCAACCACAGTCAAGTTTCCACAATTCTTGAATGAACATCTTGGCCTGTATGATAACGGGCCCTACCAGTCCGAGTGGATCGAAAAGTCGAGAGACATCCGAAAGAACGGTGCGTTTGGTGATGACCGCCGATGAGTTCCACTGCGGGGTGCTGAATTGGAATCGATCTGTACTGGGTTCCCACAGTAAACCTAGCGTTTTAACGGTGGATGTTGGGGAATCAAGCTGGAGAATAGTGCGATCATCTCTCAGATGTTCTGGTACCTCTAACAGAATCTCCCTGCAGTTGGAGTTCCACTTTCGTAACGAGAATCCCGCTGATTCCATTAGGCTGATCATCTCGTTGACAAACATTCTACCTTCCTCAGGTTCGTCCACTCCGGACAACATATCGTCTACATAAAAATCCTGCCGGACCACCTTCGCAGCAATAGGGTGTGTCTGTTGACCATCTTCTGCTAATGTCTGCAAACATTTTGTCGCCAAATACGGCGCGGAAGCCGTGCCATACGTGATCGTAGTCAATTGGAAGATTTTGATGGGTTCTGCTGATGAATCTCGCCATAGAATCCTTTGCAGAGGCTGATCGGCAGGCTGAACTTGCACCATGCGGTACATTTTTGCGATGTCCGCGACTAGTGCGTAACGATGTAGACGGAATCTGAGTATAACATCCAACAAATCGTCTTGTACGACAGGACCGACCATTAGAGCATCGTTCAGAGAGTACCCTGAGCTAGTTCGACATGAAGCGTCAAACACTACGCGCAGCTTCGTAGTCGTGCTGTCAGGTTTCAAAACAGCGTGATGTGGCAGGTGGTAAACGGTGTCTGAAGTATCTTCGACGACTTCGCTCATATGACCAAGAGCTTGATACTCGTGTATAAATTCACTGTACTGCGCTTTCAACTCCGGGTTCGCTGCCAGACGTCGCTCTAAACTCATAAACCGCTTAACAGCTGTACCTTTAGAATCACCGAGCTGCTTGATGATCGATTGCCTTTTTGGAAGTGTGACTACGAATCTTCCCGTCTCATCTCTGAATGTAGTCTCGCTGAAGATTTTCTCGCACGCCGACTCTTCCGTGGAATTCGTGCTGGTTGTTCGACAAGTTTCTAACTCCCAAAACTTGGCTAATTGATCTTGAATCTCGGCTGTTGAACAAACGTTGGTCGTCgaaattgcaccactagatgatGAACTAGGAACGCGACCGGATACTATCCAGCCAAAAACAGTTTTCTGCAGAGTAGGCCCGTCTTCAGTTGCCTTGTATCTACCCTCTTCAAACAGGTCGACGTAATACTCCGCCCCGATAATCATGTCAATCGGACCGGATTCATAAAACCAGGGATCGGCAAGAGCTGCTGCTTCTGGTAGACACAACTGCGATGGATTGAAGCTTGCTGTCGGTAACGCCAATGTTAGCTTCGGCAAAACATGGAAACACATCTCCTCGGCATACGACGAAATCTCACTAGACCGTGCAGCAACTGCTACACTGACGGATCTTGTTGACGCTATACTCGACGAACCAATGCCCTGAATGCACAAAAATGCTGGCGATTCACGGAACctaagcttatttgaaaaacTAGCCGTCATCAGGCAATGCTGCGAGCAAGAATCTAGCAAGGCTCGCGCAAGCTACGAATTGCCGTGACGGTCCTTAACGGTCACAAGCGCCGTCAAGAGAACAATATTGTGTGTAGGTGCGTTGGGGAGTGCTATGCATGTTTGGCTAGTGGAGGCTGTGTTGGTGTTGGACGGTGATGTGTTTGTGTTATGCGAGTTGGCGGTGTTCGTCTGTGCATTGGTCGGATGAGTGTGTATTTGTTGGTTCGGACTGTGTTGCTTGATTTGTGGCTGTCGTGGCTGCTGGGGTACTGTCTGAGGTCTTGACTGCGGAAGTGAAACGGAGGATCCTGTCTGCGGTGTTTCAGTATGCAGCATCGAGTGGTGACGCTGATGACAGTGATGACAGGCTCCTCTCTCGCAGGTTCTTGCAACGTGTCCTGGACGCAGACAGTTGCGACAAAGCTTACTCCTCATAACAGCGCTGATGCGATCTGGAACAGACTGCTTCTGAAACTTCGCACACTGAAACGCTGAATGCCACGACTCGCCACAGAATGGACACTTCCCAGATGTCTTCACAAGCGTATGACAAACTGCTACCTTCTGGGAACGTGGATCGCTGTTCATCTTGGATGGGATGGAAATGGATTGCAGAACGGAGCACTGACTACGCAGAAATCCCATCAAATCTCGATAATTTGGGACATCCTTGGAATTATGATGAGATTCCCATTGTCGAAGTGTCGAGGAATCCAACCTCGTGCATACCATATAGGCAAGAATCGTGCTCCAGTTCTCTGTAGACTCACCAATCTTCTCTAACATCTGCAAGTTTTTCTCAAACTGGCCGATCAGTTGACTAAGCCCGTCGTAACTCTCCTTCTTCAGTGGCTCGATGAAAAAGAGAGCATCTAAGTACGCTTTCACAAGCAGCTTTTTATTCTCGTACCGTTCTTGCAACGCCTTCCAAGCCACATCATAGTTTGCAGCAGAAATCTCGACCGAGTTAATTTCCTGGAGCGCTTCACCAGAAAGTGACGCCCTCAGGTATGTGAATTTATCGATCTCGTTCAGCTGCGTGCTTTGGTCGATGAGACTACGAAAAGTGTCACGGAATGTCACCCACTCATGAATTCGCCCACCGAAACTGGGAAGTCGTATCTCTGGAAGTTTTACTCGGGAGATAGACGTAGACGTCCGATGCGCCGATGAATCGGAGTCGTTGTGGCTGGTATGCAACGGGTCCTTGCACAACTGCAGCTCTAGTAGCTCAGCCTTCAGGGTACAAAAACGATCGTCGAAGTCGTGCATTGCCTGGTAGTTTGTCTCTTCGAGGTGGTGCAATGCTTCCTCTTTCACTGCAGGTTCAGCACCAGCCTGCTTCTTCTCCTCTTCTTCTTCCTGCAGAAGCTCCAGTTTGGCACGCACCGTATAATATTCTGCACTCACTTGCTCTAGCACGTTCAATCGCACACTTAATTGACGCGCATCCCGTTCATCGTCATAGTTCTGGATAAACTTGTCAATGAACGTTAAACTGTTCTGCAACTGTCGTTCACGCTTCAACAGTGCCTTCACTTCACGAgtcattttcaaattttacacCTCTCACTCACTGCACTGTAGAAATCAGGAACTATCACGCACTAATCACCTTCACTAGCACACCCGTTTCCGAAAATTCACCGATCAACTCGACGTTCCACGACCGCGACCTCGCGAGACAGAATACAGACTTATCAACCCAATTGACAGCAGCGAAAGATAATTGAACAGAGGAGCAAACGACAGCCAGAAATAACCAGCGAAATACCGAGACCAAATTTAATGGTGTACACGACTCATGCACTCGCCAAGAAAAAACTCGCATGCATTTGATAACTTTATTGACCGTCACAATCTTTGGTGGCCACATGCAACAAGCCACCATACATACACTGTACTTCCCCGGTATTCTAGGTTGCAATCCAGTCCGCCGCCGTCCGCAATCGTCGCCGTCCAATTTTCCTCGTTGCTTCAGTAGCGATGGCGCCGCGAAACTGCTTCACGATGGCGTCCACTCCGTTGTCCGGCGTCGAAAATGGAGCACTTCACTATTGTTCACGGGCTTTTAATTGTTCATCACTTGTCCGGCATTTAGTGTCACTTTTCAAAGGGACAACGTCCCGCCAAGTATCCGAAAACCGTCACCgtgatccggctcgaaggaccaaatattcgcgcgCACTGTTGGTTCTTCGGATActtggattgaaaaataaaactgtAAATTCACTGCGCGAACTTAAAAAAAAGCGTGTGTATTCATGGACTGTATATTTGATACTAAACTATATTTCTCTGACCTACATTTGATCAGCTGACCAGCGACCGGCGAACGATCGTGCCAAAAAGGCCTATTGCTTCGTGTCTACCTGCATCAGATGGATGAGATAGACCGAAGAACGCTACGCGCTAGAACGGGAATAAACCATTCTCCGCTTTGTCGGAGTTGTAGGGTGGTTGTCAAAATTAAGTTTCCCTAATTTTTCTTCTTGCTTCAAcacgcttattgcatcgcccggagacgatgttgttcgtatgagacaagagcaacaactgatttaaacggacatgcgtcgcttctatttatgacttttcgtctttcattgagtcactaagctgccctcttttgactgctgtgtctgagaaatctgcctcacgaatggcaaTTTTCCCgattttcgtgaactttttaattttaccaatttccaaaagtctacttttattggggagatattaaattattaccaatatttaagttaggtgtttctgaatcggttggtgtatgaatgattaaaatccatctagtaatatcggagttataagcgtgcaaaccttacatagtttcgttacatgggagatagtttagattttagaatgacacctagccccagatagtggagtaagacatttttaatgtcaaaagtacagccactttgaacattataactttaaactattgctcgatttattatttgtttttcatgtctgagcgagaagaaaggcaTGTATCGCACAAATTgaatggcagctataagtccagcgaataacctttcacatgaaatcagtttgaccccaatcggaatcttaactaaaaagatatatgcatttgaataacttagatttgaaaatagttttcctcagaatttatcatctatttcacctttgaagtcatGTATAAAATCGAACTATCGTCCTCGGGACTTAATATttcgagaagactctattcaacctgttaagaaacagagaaaaatgttaaatcatgaaaaatcaaaaataaaattttgaggttttgtccggctaggcgacactgtgtgacgtctcgacaattgggttgaggctaACGGTTGaggcttgctctcagatacccagtttggttttcggagaggaaagggcaatgaatgattgcctggcgctactttcgtcagaaatccaactcgcttacgcaaaaaaagaacaaatggcgtctgtgttcttagacataaaatgagcattcgactcagtctccattgatgttctctcggagaaactacatcaatgtggtttttcaccgatattaaataattatttatacaatttattgtcagaaaaccacatacatttttcatatggcgacactcagaataagttacatgggcctcccacaaggctcttgtctaagcccccttctctataatttttacatgaatgacattaataattgtattgtcagcccatgcattctaagacaacttgcagatgatggtgtggtttctgccacaagaccaaaagctataaatttacaacaaccattgcaa is part of the Topomyia yanbarensis strain Yona2022 chromosome 1, ASM3024719v1, whole genome shotgun sequence genome and encodes:
- the LOC131696403 gene encoding uncharacterized protein LOC131696403, which produces MEYYHQKLFHAGQQLLISAVRERFWPTFARDLARSVIHKCVACFRVKPRVQDQLMADLPPERVTPCLPFRRVGVDYCGPFLVGYPYRKNRPVKCFVAIYICLVTKAVHLELAADLTTQAFLATLKRFSSRRGKPELIMCDNARNFVGAKRELDELRKLFNNQQFQEQAIREASEDKIDFKFIPARSPNFGGLWESAVKSFKTLFKRTIGTRSLIHDEMLTVLVQIEAILNSRPLTPVSNDPADFEALTPGHFLIHRPLTAIPEPNLDSIPEGRLAAWQRNQQFLQQLWKRWSEQYLSDLQNRTRWMRRKENLAIGTMVVLKDENQPPLKWQLGRITEIHPGPDGNIRVATVQTKDGSYRRGISKICVLPIRDNSNSTPEET
- the LOC131696405 gene encoding uncharacterized protein LOC131696405 is translated as MTASFSNKLRFRESPAFLCIQGIGSSSIASTRSVSVAVAARSSEISSYAEEMCFHVLPKLTLALPTASFNPSQLCLPEAAALADPWFYESGPIDMIIGAEYYVDLFEEGRYKATEDGPTLQKTVFGWIVSGRVPSSSSSGAISTTNVCSTAEIQDQLAKFWELETCRTTSTNSTEESACEKIFSETTFRDETGRFVVTLPKRQSIIKQLGDSKGTAVKRFMSLERRLAANPELKAQYSEFIHEYQALGHMSEVVEDTSDTVYHLPHHAVLKPDSTTTKLRVVFDASCRTSSGYSLNDALMVGPVVQDDLLDVILRFRLHRYALVADIAKMYRMVQVQPADQPLQRILWRDSSAEPIKIFQLTTITYGTASAPYLATKCLQTLAEDGQQTHPIAAKVVRQDFYVDDMLSGVDEPEEGRMFVNEMISLMESAGFSLRKWNSNCREILLEVPEHLRDDRTILQLDSPTSTVKTLGLLWEPSTDRFQFSTPQWNSSAVITKRTVLSDVSRLFDPLGLVGPVIIQAKMFIQELWKLDCGWDEPLSEGMQDRWHEYHRNLTGLEGLSVPRWVEIRSDTINIQLHGFCDASEKAYGACVYLRSISNSGSVAVHLLASKSRVAPLENLKRKKQRQTIPRLELSSALLLSHLYERVVSSTHITAPAFFWTDSMIVKCWLASSPSRWKEFVANRVSEIQHITKGSIWNHVSGVENPADIVSRGMTPAQLQYQSLWFGGPHWLLPEQDNWPGTLQACEDSIDRSVLEEKGAVVAVLKSVSPSELFNLRSTYTGLVRLTAYICRFRFNAQAVQIGIAETLEV